A single region of the Canis lupus familiaris isolate Mischka breed German Shepherd chromosome 35, alternate assembly UU_Cfam_GSD_1.0, whole genome shotgun sequence genome encodes:
- the LOC119863890 gene encoding putative olfactory receptor 2W6 has product MEKSNGSSEYGFILVGFSDRPKLELVLFIVNFTLYTVAVLGNSTIILVCILDSRLHTPMYFFLANLSFLDLCFSTSCIPQMLVNLWGPDKTISYAGCVVQLFSFLSVGSIECILLAVMAYDRYAAVCKPLHYLVIMHPQLCLRLVAVAWGSGLVNAIVMSPLTMTLPRCGRLRINHFLCEMPALIKMACVDARAVEMLAFTFAILIVLLPLVLILLSYGYITAAVLKIKSAAGRWKAFNTCSSHLTVVSLFYGSIIYMYMQPGNSSSQDQGKFLTLFYNLVTPMLNPLIYTLRNKEVKGALKKVLGRQQ; this is encoded by the coding sequence ATGGAAAAATCCAATGGCAGCTCAGagtatggttttattttagtgGGCTTCTCTGATCGTCCCAAGCTGGAGCTAGTGCTCTTCATAGTAAATTTTACTCTGTATACAGTAGCTGTGTTGGGAAATTCAACCATAATCCTTGTGTGTATATTAGACTCTCGACTTCATACCCCAATGTACTTCTTTCTGGCCAATCTTTCCTTTCTAGATCTCTGCTTCAGTACTAGTTGTATCCCACAGATGCTGGTGAACCTCTGGGGCCCTGACAAGACCATCAGCTATGCTGGCTGTGTGGTCcagcttttctccttcctttctgtggGGAGCATTGAGTGCATCCTCCTGGctgtgatggcctatgaccgctatgctGCAGTCTGCAAACCCCTCCACTATCTGGTCATTATGCACCCCCAGCTGTGTTTACGACTGGTGGCTGTGGCCTGGGGGAGCGGACTGGTCAATGCCATCGTCATGTCCCCACTCACAATGACTCTTCCCAGATGTGGCCGGCTCCGGATCAAtcacttcctctgtgaaatgcCAGCACTGATTAAGATGGCTTGTGTGGACGCCCGTGCAGTAGAAATGCTGGCCTTTACCTTTGCCATTCTCATCGTCCTCCTGCCCCTCGTTCTTATTCTCCTGTCCTATGGCTATATCACTGCAGCAGTGCTGAAGATCAAGTCTGCTGCTGGCCGCTGGAAGGCATTCAATACCTGCAGCTCCCACCTCACCGTGGTCTCCTTATTCTATGGGAGCATCATTTATATGTACATGCAGCCAGGAAACAGCTCCTCTCAGGACCAAGGCAAGTTTCTCACCCTCTTCTACAACCTAGTGACTCCTATGTTAAATCCACTCATATACACCTTAAGGAATAAAGAGGTAAAAGGGGCACTGAAAAAGGTTTTGGGGAGGCAACAATGA